A genomic region of Streptomyces sp. NBC_00247 contains the following coding sequences:
- a CDS encoding response regulator transcription factor, whose amino-acid sequence MTENTEVTTQGPERRVRVVLVDDHRMFRTGVQAEIGRTEETGVEVVGEAADVDQAVTVITATRPEVVLLDVHLPGGGGVEVLRRCAPMMSAADNPVRFLALSVSDAAEDVIGVIRGGARGYVTKTITGADLVDSVFRVQEGDAVFSPRLAGFVLDAFASTDAPPVDEDLDRLTQREREVLRLIARGYAYKEIAKQLFISVKTVESHVSAVLRKLQLSNRHELTRWATARRLV is encoded by the coding sequence ATGACCGAGAACACCGAAGTGACGACCCAGGGACCGGAGCGCCGGGTACGGGTCGTCCTCGTGGACGACCACCGGATGTTCCGCACCGGCGTCCAGGCCGAGATCGGCCGCACCGAGGAGACCGGCGTGGAGGTCGTCGGCGAGGCCGCCGACGTCGACCAGGCCGTCACCGTCATCACGGCGACCCGCCCCGAGGTCGTCCTCCTCGACGTCCACCTCCCCGGCGGCGGCGGGGTCGAGGTGCTGCGCCGCTGCGCGCCGATGATGTCGGCCGCCGACAACCCGGTCCGCTTCCTCGCGCTCTCCGTCTCCGACGCGGCCGAGGACGTCATCGGGGTCATCCGGGGCGGCGCCCGGGGCTACGTCACCAAGACGATCACCGGCGCCGACCTGGTCGACTCCGTCTTCCGGGTCCAGGAGGGCGACGCGGTCTTCTCGCCCCGCCTGGCCGGCTTCGTCCTGGACGCCTTCGCCTCCACGGACGCCCCTCCGGTGGACGAGGACCTCGACCGGCTCACCCAGCGCGAGCGCGAGGTACTGCGGCTGATCGCCCGGGGATACGCGTACAAGGAGATCGCCAAGCAGCTCTTCATCTCGGTGAAGACGGTGGAGTCGCACGTGTCGGCGGTGCTCCGCAAGCTCCAGCTGTCGAACCGGCACGAACTGACCCGCTGGGCGACCGCCCGCCGCCTGGTCTGA
- a CDS encoding DoxX family protein, translating to MQGHGSNGYGRVPGEPKGLREQARTYALLPLRVFLGVTFVYAGLDKLTDSAFLSSSGAGSIGDQMRGVRDSAGAPWLVDLALHGPVGFGYAIALGELAVGIGTLFGLWGRLAALGGALISLSLWLTVSWQATPYYYGNDLVYLMAWLPLLLAGSGPFSLDRLLPPRRRRSL from the coding sequence ATGCAGGGCCACGGAAGCAACGGTTACGGACGCGTTCCCGGCGAACCCAAAGGGCTGAGGGAGCAGGCGCGCACCTACGCGCTGCTGCCGCTGCGCGTCTTCCTCGGCGTCACCTTCGTCTACGCCGGACTCGACAAGCTGACGGACAGCGCGTTCCTGTCGTCCAGCGGCGCGGGTTCGATCGGCGACCAGATGCGCGGTGTACGCGACTCCGCCGGCGCACCCTGGCTCGTCGACCTGGCGCTGCACGGTCCGGTCGGCTTCGGGTACGCCATCGCACTCGGCGAGCTCGCCGTCGGCATCGGCACCCTGTTCGGGCTCTGGGGCCGGCTCGCGGCGCTCGGCGGCGCGCTGATCTCGCTGAGCCTCTGGCTCACCGTCAGCTGGCAGGCCACCCCGTACTACTACGGCAACGACCTCGTCTACCTCATGGCCTGGCTGCCGTTGCTGCTCGCCGGATCGGGCCCCTTCTCGCTGGACAGGCTCCTGCCGCCGCGCCGCCGCCGGAGCCTGTAG
- a CDS encoding C40 family peptidase yields MAAHRKSAHRKPKQRLFTGSAARSAAALALAGAATATAATGSAQAEPRLTAAQVKSEVDQLYRDAEAATERYNGAKEKAGDAARSVEALRDEAARRTDLLNESRHALGSLASAQYRSGGLDPALQLLLTSDPDQYLERSSYVEMAGDRQAGAISGIRRQITGIDQVRARAEDESAVLAAREAELARHKKEITSSLADARKLLHTLTAAERAAYEDSTGATTVGAGAASGAPGPVVAPNSRAAEAVAFAYGALGKPYVWGATGPSAYDCSGLTQAAWQAAGVSLPRTTYTQINAGQRVSRSQLAPGDLVFFYSGISHVGLYVGDGKMIHAPRPGAPVRIAPIDEMPFAGATRVA; encoded by the coding sequence GTGGCCGCGCACCGGAAATCTGCTCACCGCAAGCCCAAGCAGCGCCTCTTCACCGGCTCTGCTGCCCGCTCCGCCGCCGCTCTGGCACTCGCCGGGGCGGCCACCGCGACCGCCGCGACCGGTTCCGCCCAGGCGGAGCCCCGCCTCACCGCGGCCCAGGTCAAGTCCGAGGTGGACCAGCTCTACCGGGACGCCGAGGCCGCCACCGAGCGGTACAACGGGGCCAAGGAGAAGGCCGGCGACGCCGCCCGGTCCGTGGAGGCGCTGCGCGACGAGGCCGCCCGCCGCACGGACCTCCTCAACGAATCCCGGCACGCGCTCGGTTCGCTCGCCTCCGCGCAGTACCGCTCGGGAGGACTGGACCCCGCTCTCCAGCTGCTGCTCACCTCCGACCCCGACCAGTACCTGGAGCGCTCCTCGTACGTCGAGATGGCGGGCGACCGCCAGGCCGGGGCCATCAGCGGCATCCGGCGCCAGATCACCGGGATCGACCAGGTCCGGGCCCGCGCGGAGGACGAGTCCGCCGTGCTCGCCGCCCGCGAGGCCGAACTCGCGCGCCACAAGAAGGAGATCACCAGCAGCCTCGCGGACGCCCGGAAGCTGCTGCACACCCTCACCGCCGCCGAACGCGCCGCCTACGAGGACTCGACCGGCGCCACCACCGTGGGCGCCGGCGCCGCGAGCGGTGCGCCCGGCCCGGTCGTGGCCCCGAACTCCCGCGCCGCCGAGGCCGTCGCCTTCGCGTACGGGGCGCTCGGCAAGCCGTACGTCTGGGGCGCGACCGGCCCGTCCGCGTACGACTGTTCCGGCCTCACCCAGGCCGCCTGGCAGGCGGCGGGCGTCTCGTTGCCCCGCACCACCTACACCCAGATCAACGCGGGGCAGCGGGTCTCCCGGTCCCAGCTCGCCCCCGGCGACCTGGTGTTCTTCTACTCCGGGATCAGCCATGTCGGCCTCTACGTCGGCGACGGCAAGATGATCCACGCCCCACGCCCGGGAGCGCCCGTCCGGATCGCCCCGATCGACGAGATGCCGTTCGCGGGGGCGACCCGGGTGGCGTGA
- a CDS encoding PspC domain-containing protein, whose amino-acid sequence MPTATSRAAGAPVTDPEEPPARKLYRSAEGRMLGGVARGLAGHLGLPVVWVRLVFLGLFLADGLGAVLYAVFWIVVPLGVGGVGGVDGSRSLFETAPDGSRRLRKPDKGQVFALVALIVGALIFLANVNMGSGADRYIWPILLIGAGSVLVWRQADNARRAQWMEVGRRRGMLHLARGLAGVALVGLGLAAFLVVRGSAAQLGNVLTAAIAVLTGIALLAGPYLVRMTQDLSEERLMRIRAQERAEVAAHVHDSVLHTLTLIQRNAEDAGEVRRLARAQERELRNWLYDPGGTGKDADDEPTTLADAVKRAAAEVEDKHGVPLEVVVVGDCPLDEKITAQLQAAREAMVNAAKYGGEGGAVQVFAEVEGRTVFVSVRDRGPGFDLDSVPEDRMGVRESIVGRMRRNGGTARLRSVPGGGTEVELEMERAGE is encoded by the coding sequence ATGCCAACCGCCACGTCCCGAGCCGCCGGCGCACCGGTCACCGACCCGGAGGAGCCACCGGCGCGCAAGCTGTACCGCAGCGCCGAGGGGCGCATGCTGGGCGGCGTCGCGCGCGGGCTGGCCGGACACCTCGGGCTGCCGGTCGTCTGGGTGCGCCTCGTCTTCCTCGGACTGTTCCTCGCGGACGGCCTCGGCGCGGTGCTCTACGCGGTGTTCTGGATCGTGGTGCCCCTCGGCGTCGGCGGCGTCGGTGGCGTCGACGGCTCGCGCTCCCTCTTCGAGACGGCCCCGGACGGCAGCCGCCGGCTCCGCAAGCCCGACAAGGGACAGGTCTTCGCCCTCGTCGCGCTCATCGTCGGCGCCCTGATCTTCCTCGCCAACGTGAACATGGGCAGCGGCGCCGACCGCTACATCTGGCCCATCCTCCTCATCGGCGCCGGCTCCGTGCTGGTCTGGCGGCAGGCCGACAACGCCCGCCGCGCCCAGTGGATGGAGGTGGGCCGCCGGCGGGGCATGCTGCACCTCGCGCGCGGGCTCGCCGGGGTGGCACTCGTCGGCCTCGGCCTCGCCGCGTTCCTGGTGGTACGCGGCTCGGCCGCCCAGCTCGGCAACGTCCTCACCGCCGCCATCGCGGTCCTCACCGGCATCGCGCTGCTCGCCGGCCCCTATCTCGTACGGATGACCCAGGACCTCTCCGAGGAGCGCCTGATGCGTATCCGTGCCCAGGAGCGCGCCGAGGTCGCGGCCCACGTCCACGACTCGGTGCTGCACACCCTCACCCTGATCCAGCGCAACGCCGAGGACGCCGGAGAGGTCCGCAGGCTGGCCCGCGCCCAGGAGCGCGAGCTGCGGAACTGGCTCTACGACCCCGGCGGCACCGGAAAGGACGCGGACGACGAACCCACCACCCTCGCCGACGCCGTGAAACGCGCCGCAGCCGAGGTCGAGGACAAGCACGGCGTCCCGCTGGAGGTCGTCGTGGTCGGCGACTGCCCGCTGGACGAGAAGATCACCGCCCAGCTCCAGGCCGCGCGCGAGGCGATGGTGAACGCCGCCAAGTACGGTGGCGAGGGCGGCGCGGTCCAGGTCTTCGCGGAGGTCGAGGGCCGGACGGTCTTCGTCTCCGTACGCGACCGGGGCCCCGGGTTCGACCTGGATTCGGTCCCCGAGGACCGCATGGGCGTACGAGAATCGATCGTCGGCCGGATGCGGCGCAACGGCGGTACGGCCCGGCTCAGGTCGGTGCCCGGCGGCGGCACGGAAGTCGAGCTGGAGATGGAGAGGGCGGGCGAATGA
- a CDS encoding PspC domain-containing protein, whose protein sequence is MTASPSAAPPGEAPPGAPAGAPKPQLTRSPRQKVVAGVCGGLGRYFDVDPVIFRVVLGVLAVAGGTGLILYGFAWLLLPVDGEEENEFRRLLSGRVEGASLVALLLALVGCGLFLSMINNGGVLAFAVLLMLAVAGFSVWTRHGRPAATDEEPDRADREPAPSAPRTAPAPPPSGRGSVPPEVKAPPAPAGPSWWRDPIVKDGTTGPVGPGYLWGPADAVPRPADEAADADEARRKHGGHGPHRKHPGHPHGKYVPPVATDPREKTHGPHSIGFLVRFLAIVAGVAAAWPGWGRHPLGESLQIGAVAALAVLGVGLLVASFFGRTGFGTLVFALLVAGVLAAATVLPRDIGTTWARTEWRPVTAAALEPSYDIGAGTARLDLSGLDVPLGTTLATRVEAGAGRVVVVVPQDATVRVRAEVGLGDVTLPGDPAGQDIDIAPDRRTTRTLAPPEGADLAGTIELRLEVGLGQVEVTRAAS, encoded by the coding sequence ATGACCGCTTCCCCGTCCGCCGCACCCCCCGGCGAGGCACCCCCCGGCGCCCCGGCGGGCGCACCGAAACCGCAGCTGACGCGGAGCCCCCGGCAGAAGGTGGTGGCGGGGGTGTGCGGCGGTCTCGGCCGGTACTTCGACGTGGACCCGGTCATCTTCCGCGTGGTCCTCGGTGTCCTCGCCGTCGCCGGCGGCACCGGGCTGATCCTCTACGGCTTCGCGTGGCTGCTGCTCCCGGTGGACGGCGAGGAGGAGAACGAGTTCCGCAGGCTGCTCTCCGGCCGGGTGGAGGGTGCGTCGCTGGTGGCGCTGCTCCTCGCGCTGGTCGGCTGCGGGCTCTTCCTCTCGATGATCAACAACGGCGGGGTCCTGGCGTTCGCCGTACTGCTGATGCTGGCCGTCGCCGGGTTCTCGGTGTGGACGCGGCACGGCCGGCCGGCCGCGACGGACGAGGAGCCCGACCGGGCCGACCGGGAACCCGCACCGTCCGCGCCCCGCACCGCCCCGGCCCCGCCGCCCTCCGGACGGGGCTCGGTGCCTCCCGAGGTCAAGGCGCCCCCGGCGCCGGCCGGTCCCTCGTGGTGGCGGGACCCGATCGTCAAGGACGGCACGACCGGACCGGTGGGCCCGGGTTATCTGTGGGGCCCGGCGGACGCGGTGCCCCGCCCCGCGGACGAGGCGGCCGACGCGGACGAGGCACGCCGGAAGCACGGCGGGCACGGGCCGCACCGGAAGCATCCGGGGCACCCGCACGGGAAGTACGTACCGCCCGTCGCCACCGATCCGCGGGAGAAGACGCACGGGCCGCACTCGATCGGGTTCCTGGTGCGGTTCCTGGCGATCGTCGCGGGGGTGGCGGCGGCCTGGCCCGGCTGGGGCAGGCACCCGCTGGGCGAGAGCCTGCAGATCGGGGCCGTCGCGGCGCTCGCGGTCCTCGGGGTGGGGCTGCTGGTCGCCTCGTTCTTCGGGCGGACCGGTTTCGGGACGCTGGTGTTCGCGCTGCTCGTCGCGGGGGTTCTCGCCGCGGCGACCGTGCTGCCGAGGGACATCGGGACGACCTGGGCGCGGACCGAGTGGCGTCCCGTCACCGCCGCCGCCCTGGAGCCCTCGTACGACATCGGGGCGGGTACCGCCCGGCTCGACCTGTCCGGTCTGGACGTCCCGCTGGGGACCACCCTCGCCACCCGGGTGGAGGCGGGGGCCGGGCGCGTGGTGGTGGTCGTCCCGCAGGACGCGACGGTCCGGGTCCGGGCCGAGGTGGGGCTCGGGGACGTGACCCTGCCCGGCGATCCGGCCGGCCAGGACATCGACATCGCCCCGGACCGGCGGACCACCCGCACACTCGCGCCCCCGGAGGGCGCGGACCTGGCCGGCACGATCGAGCTGCGCCTGGAAGTCGGTCTCGGACAGGTGGAGGTCACCCGTGCTGCTTCATGA